The genomic region GTGCAATCTTTGGGGGATTCTAACATGCGATTTGGGTCCATCAGGCGGTTCAGGACGGTCTCTTCCTGCGGGCAGGGATACCTCTAAGGCGACTATATCTAACAACAAGTTGGTTAAACCTATTATTTACCCATGGGTTGAAACAGGTGCTTATCCGCCCAGAATGTTCCGAAGGGCACAATAGACGCAATAAAAGACTTGGCAGCCCAATCCATGGAGCGGCTTTCTTCGTACCATACAAGTGCTACATACAGTATAAAAAACACGAACAAAACGCCGTGTGCCGTCCCAAGCAGCCGGACAGCTTCGGGTATTTCCCAAACATACTTGAGTGGCATGGCCACAAACAACAAGATCAGATAAGACCAACCTTCTATAAAGCCGATTACACGCAACCGACCAAGGTTGTTTTTAAGGAGTGAAAACATATTTTGGGGGTTATGGAGACTTGCAAATTACCAAAAAAGGATGTTCGAACCTTTAAAAGCGGATTAAAAGACTGTGTCCCCTTGTGAATAATGGGTGGATGGCCGTGGTCTTGAAAAGCACTCATAAAAAAAGAGGTTTGCAGCAACGCAAGACCTCTTAAAATGGGGCTTTCATGACGATCTGTGAAAGACAAATTTTTCAGCTTCGTTGATAAATCAGCTTCGTTGATAAATCCGACTTTCGTAAGGGGCTAAGGTGTGTGGCGAGCCTTCGTTTAGATTGCATAAACATAAGGTATAACCCGTTGTGTCTATTGGCAGGTCTTGAGTCGTTTTGCCAAAGTTAACAACTACCAAGAAGCACGCACCTTCAAAAGTACGGGTATAAGCCCAAATTTGTGCGTGGTTGGGCAAGACATCTTCATTGGCTCCATATGTTAAAGCAGGATTGGCCTTCCGCAAGGCGATCAGTTGGCGGTAATAATGGAAGATGGAGTCGGGATCGGCCAAGGCGGCTTCCACATTAATTTCGGTATAATTGGGGTTTACTTTTAGCCAAGGCGTACCTGTGGTAAATCCGGCTTGGGGTGCTACATTCCATTGCATGGGGGTTCGGGCATGGTCGCGAGCAATGATATTGGCATTGGCAAGATAAGCGGCAGCATCGGCTCCTTTTTCTTCCACAAACTCCTTATAATTGTTCAAGACCTCCACATCATTAAACTCCTCAATCGTATGAAAGGGGCAGTTTGTCATCCCTATTTCATCGCCTTGGTATAAGTAAGGTGTTGCCCGTTGGGTGAGTAGCAAGGTGGCAATCATTTTGCCCGAAGCCTTGTGGTGTACCAAGTCTCCAAATCGGGAAAGTACACGCGGGTTATCATGGTTCCCAAAATACATGGTATTCCAACCTTGATCGCCCAAGGCCCGATCCCATTTGTAAAAAACAGCTTTAAGCTCTTGTAAATTATAATCTTGCCAGCCATTTACGAAAGTATGCGGATTCCGAACCGTCACATGGTCGAAGTGGTAA from Rhodothermia bacterium harbors:
- a CDS encoding DUF3817 domain-containing protein, with product MFSLLKNNLGRLRVIGFIEGWSYLILLFVAMPLKYVWEIPEAVRLLGTAHGVLFVFFILYVALVWYEESRSMDWAAKSFIASIVPFGTFWADKHLFQPMGK